The Athalia rosae chromosome 7, iyAthRosa1.1, whole genome shotgun sequence genome window below encodes:
- the LOC125501882 gene encoding uncharacterized protein LOC125501882 — MAVFAVTNANDEISQYQMGRYVSSNEAIWRIFSFAIHERYPTVVHLAVHLENGQRVYFNASNAADRAARPPSTTLTSFFTVCQTDDFARTLLYADMPRYYIWNASSKSFQRRKQGTPVEGHPNVFASDALGRIYTVHPNNDECYYLRLLLVNVRGPTSFKQLRTVNGQLCATYREACQLLHLLENDSHWDDTLKDSVISSSPHQIRTLFAIIISTCFPSNPKDLWVKYKDDMSEDVLHRVRRETLNPTLQMTEEIYNETSIMIEDMCLLIANEVLSCLRMTAPNRHMHDALNHELQREQQYDIEELAKTVRTNVPQLNQQQRIAYDTLIEAVNSGSGGIYFLDAPGGTGKTFSISLLLARIRSRNDVALVLASSGIAATLLEGGRTAHSALKLQLNMQITETPICNIAKNSAMAKILQVCELIVWDECTMAHKRSLEALDRTLKDIRDNQNIFGGAMILLSGDFRQTLPVIPRSTVADELNACLKSTYLWQYVKTLQLTTNMRVFLQHDETANMFAKQLLDIGNNEVAMDTSTGFITLPTNFCHITDSKEELIQRVFPDIAQKFNNHNWLGERAILAAENKDVEDLNTIIQNFLQDSWFPFNQSTPL, encoded by the coding sequence ATGGCTGTCTTCGCTGTAACCAATGCAAATGATGAAATATCACAGTACCAGATGGGGCGCTATGTAAGTAGCAACGAAGCAATTtggcgaatattttcatttgcgATCCATGAAAGATACCCTACAGTAGTCCATTTGGCGGTCCATTTAGAAAATGGTCAACGAGTTTATTTTAATGCATCGAACGCGGCAGACAGAGCGGCACGTCCACCATCGACAACATTAACAAGTTTCTTCACAGTCTGTCAAACTGATGATTTTGCTCGCACTTTGCTGTATGCTGACATGCCACGCTATTACATATGGAATGCATCATCGAAATcgtttcagcgtcgaaaacaAGGAACACCAGTTGAAGGACATCCAAATGTATTTGCTTCAGACGCTCTGGGTCGCATCTACACAGTACATCCAAATAACGATGAATGTTATTATTTGCGATTGTTGTTGGTGAATGTTCGTGGTCCGACATCGTTCAAACAACTGAGAACAGTTAATGGACAGCTGTGTGCGACTTACCGTGAGGCATGCCAACTATTACATTTACTTGAGAATGATTCGCACTGGGATGATACGCTCAAGGATTCCGTAATATCTTCATCGCCGCATCAAATTCGTACATTGTTTGCGATTATCATATCGACATGTTTCCCCTCGAATCCAAAAGATTTGTGGGTTAAGTATAAAGATGACATGTCTGAGGATGTTTTGCATCGTGTGCGCCGTGAAACTTTGAATCCTACACTACAAATGACTGAAGAAATTTACAATGAGACATCGATCATGATAGAAGATATGTGTTTATTGATAGCAAATGAAGTATTGTCGTGTTTGAGAATGACAGCACCCAATCGTCATATGCACGATGCATTAAACCACGAGTTGCAAAGGGAACAACAGTACGACATTGAAGAATTGGCCAAAACAGTTCGTACAAATGTTCCACAATTAAATCAACAACAAAGAATTGCGTACGACACTTTGATAGAAGCTGTGAACAGTGGATCTGGTGGAATTTATTTCCTTGATGCTCCCGGAGGAACAGGAAAAACATTCTCAATTTCATTGCTGTTGGCGAGGATCAGATCGCGAAATGATGTTGCTCTAGTGTTGGCTTCATCCGGAATAGCTGCGACTCTGCTAGAAGGCGGGCGAACTGCGCATTCTGCCTTGAAATTACAATTAAACATGCAAATCACGGAAACACCAATTTGCAACATCGCCAAAAATAGCGCAATGGCCAAGATCCTACAGGTATGCGAATTAATTGTTTGGGATGAATGCACAATGGCCCATAAGAGGTCACTGGAGGCACTGGACAGAACATTGAAAGATATTCGTGACAaccaaaatatttttggtgGGGCCATGATTCTGTTGTCAGGTGATTTTCGTCAGACTCTTCCAGTTATTCCCCGATCAACTGTTGCTGATGAACTAAATGCATGCCTAAAATCAACTTATTTGTGGCAGTACGTAAAGACACTACAATTAACAACTAACATGCGAGTATTTTTGCAACATGATGAAACTGCAAATATGTTTGCGAAGCAGTTGTTAGACATTGGAAATAATGAAGTTGCAATGGACACCTCGACCGGATTCATCACATTACCCACAAATTTCTGTCACATCACAGATTCAAAAGAGGAGCTTATTCAGCGTGTTTTCCCAGATATAGCGCAAAAGTTCAATAACCATAATTGGCTGGGTGAACGAGCAATATTGGCAGccgaaaataaagatgtcgagGATCTCAATACgatcattcaaaattttctccagGACAGTTGGTTTCCTTTTAATCAGTCGACACCGTTATGA